The stretch of DNA ACGACCAACAACCAACTACCTTTAACAACTgctcttccaagaacagaggctaacaagcttagaaacaaatcaaaaccacacaaagaaacataacagaccgtggaatctcattgaaggctcgaagaggatgttctaggactccatgcacACACACatttgactaactcacataatcaatcaagacatgcaaatcccaaaaatctacaacacaaagcctagtgaacctaaacctagaaccgtaagggctctgataccaaactgaaacgactcgacccgtttttttttctaaaataataaataataaatatattaatataatatgataataaacaactaagctagtggtcccatacccactagccacctaaccacaatcacaccaaacagcggaaataataaaaccaataaaccaataaccaatatcaattaAACCGTAATAATTCCAAAATCATAAGCTAGAGACCCAATCAATATAAACCAtagaaccaacaatcctaaacaacattctaggactcaactctaccaacctaaaaaaaccaaaggagccactagaacatcctccttttcattgccatgatcccaCAGTCATactttgcctctacctgcaccacaaacacaatgagacgtgtgagtattaccagaaatactcagtgaggcgatcctcccatctacgagctatacgcACAAGCAAATaaagagtacaactacaaataaaatataacaaaccaaccatttaaacagaacaaccaataacactttcaccacacctacacatcataacacaaaacaagtcatacaacccaatcgcttagataagctcatggtcacacactcaACTTAACAAGTTATTCATGAAATAactacaaccaaatgagaggctctccaatatccaaaaacaaccaaactcgctcctacaaccaatcacaacaacaaacaaatattgaaaacaaactgatagaaaaatcagaaaagaacaacctcacaagtgaaaccacgaaatcaaaaagaaccgttaactttctaatctcTCCGGTTAAAAGCAAGGTCAATACGTCCAGacgattttcaaaaaatttcagcacgatcagataacagatgaaaccgcaatcgatcccgtAACACCCGCTGGTTTCAATCCGCGAATTGGAAGAAATGCCCCCACGAAACTGtcaatatctcctagaatattaactcaaattcacttctgtaaaaaggagagtgtacgcaaatctcttagctacagtcctaccaaaaatcagtacctttcaaaacgatttgaccagtcgaatcctccttctcccaaaccctgacagttctgtttcgCTCTTAAcactaaggaaaaagcttgatctccttctctttctcctttgcaCCAAATAACCAACACTTAACtgtctttctctccctctctcagaTGAAAATGTCgaccaaaacacaaaagcatgaGAGCATGCGTGagttgagaaagagattagggctttttggtttaattagattaaactaggatttaattaaaccaaaattaattaaaatccactcttttggtttactcaacataaCCCAAACTCTattcccggaacacggatgttacagctACCAACAACACTTATTCTTCCTACACAACACTTAATTATTTCCAGCGATCTCTGTATTcatactctctctttctctctatccaAAAAATGAAGCTCTCTAACCGTGTTCTTTCATCCCTTCTCCTGATCTCTTCTATCCTACTTGCTGCCACTACAGGTTCAATACTCATATCATGTTATAGTATctaaattatcataaatacaaatatgtgAATTTAGTTGTTATATCATAATGactatacatttttattatagacattaattactaattactaACACACATATGctcaaatgtgtttttttttatatatatagagatgggTTTTGCGGATAAAATATGCAAGACACAGAGCCAACGTTTTACAGGTGTGTGCTTGAGCAATTTCAATTGTGCCATCAACTGCCAACTATTTGAGGAATTTGAAAATGGCCACTGCAAATTCGACGGAATTTATGCTCTAAACCCTGTTCAATACCAttataatattatcaaaaacCAGTTGTATTTTGGACTTCTCTCTTTAATAATTGCTATGAGGTTGTTgaagaatatacatatatatcttggATTACAAACACTCTTAGTTAAATTTGTGTTCTTTATATTCTATTTACATATTTcgttgttcttgaaaataactaaaaataatataaaattacataaaataatttaaacagttatttaaacaataaaaaaacttttcctttaattttaatcaatgttatattcaaaacaaaagcTTATATAAATGCTTTCTTAGACTAACTCGTTGTGGTTAATTTATTACAAAGTAAAAACTGAGGATCGATCTACTTTCCATGATAAAGATATAGAAAAGTTGATAATACCACATTTTACAACATCTTTTGCAATTCGTAAAAATCTAATTCAATGACACATCATATTCTAATAATCATATATTGATTCggcataatatatatttcattttttggttataaacatattacataGCCAAGAGCATATAAGTGTAACGCATCTGCATTAATCAAAATTAGGAACATAATTAGGCTAACCACTTTTGTGTCAAGTGAACTAGCTCAGACTTCACCAACCTCGCCTAAATTTGTGCCTCAAAAGAGATTCCAACCCAAGAAATCAAGcaaggacgttgcgatctgttagtgggggtgaattgtgacatccATGGTTGAGGGacatgcagagaggtttaaaataataatttgaccacctatatcaccaaatcggtcaagagtcctgagagaaccagagttaagcgtgcttgaaaTAGAGTAGTTTTAGAATGGAtgacctttcgggaagtgattgtcggtaTTGTGCGAGTGAGGGCAAAACAGATGGAAAGATCATGTgctgatttgtagggacggtaaacaagtctttaaaatctcataaacgtagcaaaccgaccgttaGATATGGATCGGCTAACGGGCCTAGTGAAAAGACATAGAGTCCATTTAAGCGAGGTGGCCCATGGACCGGCAGTGGACATGGGGTCCACTAAGCAAGGTGACAGTCGGAATGTTACACATGGACTCCAATGATTGGCTGAAAGCAATCCCTAGCTCAAAATTTCTAATCTAAACTTTTATGTATACATTGATTTAgtatttaaatgaaaagaaccaaaaaaaaagaagagaaataaatcAGGTTAAATGAATAAAGctaaaaactatttaaaagtACAAGGTAATAAAAGAATCTcctttgattaaaataatatcataagataatatcaaataataattttatatgaattatgtttattaaaatacagaaatatattttaggaatatatGGCATATgtgataaaaatacaaaataaatattggaATGCTTTCTATCTTACAGCTATTTTTAGTTtaagataatttgtttttagaatAATATGTTTCttaaatatagtaatatacttcaatcaaatcaaatagataaagatatattaaaagttatttttagaaaagacATGTCAAAAAGaggtatatagatatatattataggtTAATTTTTATGAGTTGGTtatcaacaaatttaaaatattatgcaagATATTAAGTCAttgttgcctatatatataGTGCCACCAACAACAGTTTTTGTTCCTACACAACAATTAATTAATTCCAACTATCTCTCGAGAATATTcattccctctctctctctcaaaaaaaaaaatgaaattctcAAACCGTGTTCTTTCATCTCTTCTCGTgatctcttttatctttcttgCTGCCACTACAGGTTCAATACTCATGTCATTATATAGTATCTAAATTATCATACATTCCAATATgtgaatttagtttttatatcaCAATTAGTATACTTTTTTGTTATAGACATTAATTTCTAAGTAACACGAATATGCTCAaatgtgtttttatatatatagagatgggTTTGGCGGATAAAATATGCAAGACACGGAGCGACCGTTTCACAGGTTTGTGTTTGAGCGATAACAGTTGTGCCATCATTTGTAGACAATTCGAGAAATTTGAAAGCGGTCACTGCGGCGGAGCCTTCCTTCGTTGTTTATGCACCAAAGCATGTTAAAGACTATCATAATATTATCAAGAACCAGTtgtatttttaatgttttctatgtgGCTGTTTtagaatatatctatatatatatatatatatatatttaattatagacatttatgtttttatcttctatttttggatttctttgttcttaaaaataacttaaaataatattaatttactataaattaaataatatagtcatttaaactttgaaataaacatttcttttaattttaatcaatgTTATATTCAAAAAAGCTTATATAGATGCTTTCTTAGACTAACTCGTTGtgtttaaattattacaaaGTAAAGACTGAGGATCGATCTACCTTCCACGATAAacttatagaaaattttatgataCCACATTTTACAACATCTTTTGCAATTCGTTAAAATCTAATTCAATGACACATCATATTCTAATAATCATATACTGATTCcgcataatatatatttcattttttggttataaacatattacatagccaaaaacatatataagtgTAACGCATCTGCATTAATCAAAATTAGGAACATAATTAGGCTAACCACTTTCGTGTCAAGTGAACTGGCTCAGACTTCACCAACCTCGCCTAAATTTGTGCCTCAAAAGAGATTCCAACCCAAGAAATCAAGcaaggacgttgcgatctgttagtgggggtgaattgtgacaacCATGGTTGAGGGACATGcaaagaggtttaaaataatgatttgaccacctatatcaccaaatCGGTCAAGAGTCCTGAGAGAACCAGAGTTAAGCATGCTTGAAATAGAGTAGTTTTAGAATAGAtgacctttcgggaagtgattgtcggtaCTGTGCGAGTGAGGGCAAAACAGATGGAAAGATCATGTgctgatttgtagggacggtaaacaagtatttaaaatctcataaacGTAGCAAACTGACCGTAGATATGGATCGGCTAGCGGGCCTAGTGAAAAGACATGGAGTCCATTTAAGCGAGGTGGCCCATGGACCGGCAGTGGACGTGGGGCCCACTAAGCAAGGTGACAATCGGAATGTTACATATGGCCTCCAATGATGGGCTGAAAGCAATCCCTAGCTCAAAATTTCTAATCTAAACTTTTATGTGTTCattgattttgtatttaaatgaaaagaaccaaaaaaaaaaaaagagaaatatatcaggttaaataaatatgtaaaggtAAAAACTATTTCAAAGTACAAGGTAATAAAAGAATCTgctttgattaaaataatatcataagataatatcaaataataattttatatgaattatgtttattaaaatacagatatatattttaggaatatatGGCATATgtgataaaaatacaaaataaatattggaATGCTTTCTATCTTACAGCTATTTTTAGTTtaagataatttgtttttagaatAATATGTTTCttaaatatagtaatatacttcaatcaaatcaaatagaTAAAGATATAGTAAAAgttatttttagaaaagacATGTCAAaaagaggtatatatatatatatatatatatatatatatatatattttaggttcATTTTTATGAGTtggttatcaaaaaaattaaaatataatgcAAGATATTAAGTCAttgttgcctatatatataGTGCCACCAACAACAGTTCTTGTTCCTACACAACAATTAATTAATTCCAACTATCTCTCGTGAATATTcattccctctctctctcaaaaaaaaaaaatgaaactctcAAACCGTgttctttcatctcttcttgtgatctcttttatctttcttgCTGCCACTACAGGTTCAATACTCATGTCATTATATAGTATCTAAATTATCATACATTCCAATATGTGAATTAAGTTTTTATATCACAATTAGTATACTTTTTTGTTATAGACATTAATTTCTAAGTAACACGAATATGCTCAaatgtgtttttatatatatagagatgggTTTGGCCGATAAAATATGCAAGACACGGAGCGACCGTTTCACAGGTTTGTGTTTGAGCGATAACAGTTGTGCCATCATCTGTAGACAATTCGAGAAATTTGAAAGCGGTCACTGCGGCGGAGCCTTCCTTCGTTGTTTATGCACCAAAGCATGTTAAAGACTATCATAATATTATCAAGAACAAGTtgtatttttaatgttttctatgcGGCTGTTGtagaatatatctatatatatatttaattatagacatttatgtttttatcttctatttttggatttctttgTTCTTAAAAATAACTCaatagaatattaatttattataaattaaataatatagtcatttaaactttgaaataaacttttcttttaattttaatcaatgttatattcaaaacaaaaacttatataGATGCTTTCTTAGACTAACTCGTTGtgtttaaattattacaaaGTAAAGACTGAGGATCGATCTACCTTCCACGATAAacttatagaaaattttatgataCCACATTTTACAACATCTTTTGCAATTCGTTAAAATCTAATTCAATGACACATCATATTCTAATAATCATATACTGATTCcgcataatatatatttcattttttggttataaacatattacatagccaaaaacatatataagtgTAACGCATCTGCATTAATCAAAATTAGGAACATAATTAGGCTAACCACTTTCGTGTCAAGTGAACTGGCTCAGAGTTCACCAACCTCACGTAAATTTGTGCCTCAAAAGAGATTCCAACCCAAGAAATCAAGCAAGggcgttgcgatctgttagtggagGTTTATTGTGACACCCAGGGTTGAGGGacatgcagagaggtttaaaataatgatttgaCCTCCTATATCACTAAATCGGTCAAtagtcctgagagaactccagagttaagtgTGCTTGAAATAGAGTAGTTTCAGAATGgatgaccttccgggaagtgattgtcggaactgtgcgagtgggcaaaacacagggaaatatcatgtggtgatttgtagggacggtaaacaagtatttaaaatctcctaaacgtagcaaaccgaccgtaaGATATGAGTCGGCTAACGGGCCTAGTGAGAAGACATGGAGTCCATTTAAGCGAGGTGGCCCATGGACCGGCaatggacatggggcccactaaacAAGGTGACGGTCAGGATGTTACACATGGCCTCCAATGATGGGCTACAAGCAATCCCTAGCTCAAAATTTCTAATCTAAACGTTTATGTGTACATCATATTTGATGTTGATTTTGTAtaaatgaaaagataaaaaaaagagaaataaatcaggttaaataaatatgtaaaggtAAAAACTATGTCAAAAAACAAGGTAATAGAAGAATCTGCTTTGATTAAAATGATATCATAAGATaatatctaataataatttcatttgaattatgtttattaaaatacaGAAATACATTTTAGGAATATATGGCATATGtgataaaaagacaaaataaatattggaATGCTTTCTCTCTTACAGCTATTTTTAGTTTAAGATAATTTGCTTTAAAAATACTATGTTTTTTAGATATAGTAACATACTTCAATCACATCAAATAGATAAAGATatgaaagaattactcaaatgttatccaaaagttggtttattactcatatctataaatcttttgaaaattactagaatgtttagtgccctgggtgtaattacaatttaccccttggatTTTATTTCTcgaatttgagtaaaaaattaaaaaaaaatacacatcagcaaattaaaatacacatcagatatgATTTAACACAGTCATtaagcaattttttttagatcgcagtttttttttagatccacagttttgttttcttgtttatatcaaagagagggaaagtgaataggttttaactgttcacaaaccgcgaaaaaaaaaaatatcgaaacTCTCGTCGTCTCTTGTCGCCGGCGATACTCTGTTGTTGTCTACTCTCTTGCTGTCAATCTcccgccgtcatctctcgccgtcatctctcaCCGTCTTTACTCGTTCTCTCTATCTTTGTCGTcgcactctctttcttcgtcatcgctctctctttctcttcgtcttcttcgtcttcgtctatccggtatgtgtcgactgtttagtttcgagttttccggctgaatgtgggGTTTTTCGATGATTTACCGCTGATTGTCGCCGTTGTTaatgacggctgatttgttagatctattcgattcgatggctgatttactttttgttttatgttgcggctcagttattttagggtttatggctgatttgttagatttattcgattcgatggctgatttactgtttgttttattttgcggACGGATGAGTTGTGACTGagatattttgtgctttagatctgagttatgtgtttgtggctgagttatgttatgctttgtgtatgagtttgttttatgttatggctgattcattttatgatttacttatgaactataacagatgtcgatggtgattatttcttctgaagaacaagcaagggattaccccccaagaCTATACGCTAAAATAGAGTCTAGagatataaacacaaatttcaggatgaaagaattccctcagattagggaatcaataggactggatgcgtgggaagaaacgaagaaagtacctattggaataatctctaagctagttgatagccaattcgtctggtctggtaaggttgttcatttcctactatgtaaccagttaagggtacataagaaggagctttggtttgtggtcggcggtcaacctatcaggtttgggttgaatgagtttcattatctgacggggttaaacatagacccaatgcctactgaacggtttgaacttgaagaggaacacaaagatttcttcagacttttgaaagtgcctggtggggcaggtccaacgctacttgaactcagggaagcattaaaagtgtgccggggatgggttaaccttgatcatcgtaaatggttggggctgttgcttcttcaacacattggactttatggtttgcatcataactctagaattccatatgaaagtgccaaaagagtttttgatgatgaagcaatgaagacgtatccgtggggtcggtcagcatttgaagctcttgttgattccataaagatgttgaaccctatgggaaagtcgtacaccctcagtgggtttacacccgtgttacaggtttgggcgtatgagtccatcaaatgcttggGAGAACGGTTTAGGAATGCATCAGCTGAAGATGGTGGCATACCGatgcttcaatggggtgga from Camelina sativa cultivar DH55 chromosome 9, Cs, whole genome shotgun sequence encodes:
- the LOC109126600 gene encoding defensin-like protein 8, whose translation is MKFSNRVLSSLLVISFIFLAATTEMGLADKICKTRSDRFTGLCLSDNSCAIICRQFEKFESGHCGGAFLRCLCTKAC